The segment GGGTGTCGGGTCGACTTTGGAGCAAAGTGGAAAGGTTAGGGGCCGTTTGGTTCTTAGGTCATCTAAACTCTGATACTTGAATCAGAATTGAAATCTTTTCCTGGAAAATATATATTGCCTTAGTGGCTTTAACTTTTCAAGAGATTTTAGATAGAATTCGGATCATCGATCGAGACGTGACCGAACTGAACCGCTTGAAGTCTAGACTTCCTGCGGACCGGCCTTATTCTTCTTCCTTACAAATTTCTTTTGATAAACAAATCAACGAACTCTTAAACGAAAGAGTAGGCCTTATGGAACTTGAGGTCCTAGATCCACCCGCTTGGATCTTGGGAACCGGGATTTCTCAGGAAACTCCGGTTCCGCTCAAAGGCCTTTTTCCGTCTGGAGATCTTTCCAAGGAAAAACCGGACGATCAAGACGTAATTAATTTCCTACGAGAACTTCCTAAAACGGAAATCCATCTCCACCTTGAGGCATGTGTCAATAAGGACACGATGAAAAGGTTGATGGCTAAGAATGGAATTAACGTAACGGATGAAGAGTTCGAAGCTAAATTTAACTTTAAGGATTTGAACGGTTTCATTCAAGTATTCTTTTTTATTCAATCACTTGTTAAGGAACCTTCCGATTTCTCGTTTTTTGTGGAAAGTCTCGCGGAATACATGAGAGCGAATAACATCGTTTATACGGAAGTCTTTTTTGCTCCTTCTAAGTTTATTCAAAACGGTCTCGATTTCCAAGAAATGATCGATTTTTTAGTCAATCGAATTCGGGAGGAAAAGGAAGACGATGGTATCACCATACGTCTGTTAGTCGATGTTTCCAGATCTTTTGGACCGGAAAATGCAATGAAAAATCTGGATCGGGTTCTAAAACTGAGACATCCGGAAGTGATCGGAATTGGTCTTGGAGGTGCAGAGCTTATGGGACCTGCTAGGGATTATCAAGAGGTTTTCCAAAAAGCAAGGGAAGCAGGGCTCAGGGTAGTGGCACATTCCGGAGAAGACGACGGTCCTTGGGCGATTTGGGAGGCGGTGGAACTTCTCAAAGCGGAAAGGATTGGACACGGAACTTCCGCGATCCAAGATCCCGAATTGGTAAAGTATCTTAGAGAGAATCATATTCCGATAGAAATTTGTGTGACGTCTAACGTATTTACCGGCAAATACGTTAGAAAAGAACAAAATCATCCGGTTCGTTATTATTACGATCAGGGTCTTCCTCTGAGTATCAACACGGACGATCCTGAGATATTCAATGTAAATCTTACATACGAATATTATAAACTTTGGAGATTCCTGGATTTCTCTTTGGATGAGATCGTGGATTTGATTCGTCAAGGTGTTTTTGCCTCCTTTCATCCCAATAAGGAATCTCTCTGGGCCGAAATGGAAAAAAACATTCATCTCGTAAAAGCAAGATACGGTCTAAAAAGATAAAAATGGTTCTGAAAGTAACTTGAACTTTTCGTTTTCTTTAGTTACCGCTTGGAAAAATTAAAATCTATCTCAAAGATACTTGATCTTTGTTTAAAATATCGAATTTTAAAATATTTTTGAGATGATTTCTAGTAACTTTGAACTCAACGTTTTGCTTTGTAGGCCGAGTTGAAAGTTACATTCAAGATTTTGAAATCTTATTTTTTTTAAACGAAAATTTTAAGAATAGGATTGTTAAAAAATGAGAGTTCTCTATCCGTTTCCTTTACATTGAAATGGGCAATTGAATTAATTTTGTTGATTCCCACTATGGAATGTTTCAACAACTCTAATGTATAATTTGAACTCTATACAAAGTCAGAGAATACCAAAAATTTTTATCACAATATCTTGTTTGAGTATGAAATATTACTCAGAACTAAAAAATAAAACATCCAGTATTTTGCGCCGACAGGGTTTTGTAATAAAAATTTACGGTCCTCAATTTGATAGAGATCGTAGATAATAGTTATCAGTGAAACCATAGAGTTTATGGAACGGCAGAATTCTTTTCAAATAAATTGAATTTTACTTTTCGATCCTTTCGATTTTTGAAATCTAAGTCCCATGCAACCAAGAATGAATTTGATTACTCTCGGAGTGAGGGACCTAAAAAAAGCGGTTCATTTTTACGAACAAGGTCTTGGGTTTCCTAAAATGAAATTTGAAGGAAACGTCGCCTTCTTTACGTTAAACGGAACTTGGCTGGCTTTATATCCTTGGGAAGAACTTGCCGCAGATGCGGGCGTTTCTGCAGAAGGTAACGGTTTTAGAGGATTTACTATCGCCTATAATGGACAGTCCAAAGAAGAAGTGGATCAAGTCATCGCAAAAGCGGAGAAAGTCGGTGCCAAAATCGTAAAGCGACCTCAGGACGTTTTTTGGGGGGGATACTCCGGTTACTTCCAAGATCCGGAAGGGTTTTTTTGGGAGGTCGCTTGGAATCCCGGATTTTATCCGGGACCTTCTTGATTTACGGTTTCTTTTTTGCAGAATATTTGTACGGTTCTTTGAGTATATATTCCGCCGATTATCCAATGGATCAGATTGTCCCAGAAGTTTCTTGAAATTAAAATTTCTGGTTCTCCTTCGGAACATCGAACTTCCGGAGTATCGAACGTGTTTATCAAACCTAATAGAAAACCTCCTTGTTTGTAGGTTTGTTCAGGTTCGGCCCCGGCAGTTATAGAGTATTTTGTATCATGGATTTGTAATGTAGTATTGTAACAGTTAATCATTGTTAACGTTATTAAAGCAAAAAATACTATTTTAAAAAGTTTCATGGTTTAACTCAGTTATAACAGGTTAGATTTAAGGTTCTAGGAGTATAAATTCCGAAAGTTAATTGTTCATAAAGAGAATCTAAAAACGTGGAATATTGACGTATTTCTTTGATCTCGTTTGGACAATAATCACTCACATTGACGTGGTATTTTTTCGGAACCATTCCCCAAAAATAAAAGGATTGAGAAACGACATGAACTTTAGGCGGTTGTGCGTTGAGCCTGGCTCTTTCTTCCAAATCGTTTTTACACTGTCTTCTCAGTATAGGCGGTACACATGATTTTGGTGGTTTTTGTGCAAAACTTACTTGTACGTTTTGACAAGTGGTAAGTAAACTTAAAATCAAAAATGTTATCGAGATCCTAGTAATTGGATGTTGCTTCGACATTTATATAACCCTTCCCGAATATTCCTATAAAAAGATTAAAATCTG is part of the Leptospira kirschneri serovar Cynopteri str. 3522 CT genome and harbors:
- the add gene encoding adenosine deaminase produces the protein MLDRIRIIDRDVTELNRLKSRLPADRPYSSSLQISFDKQINELLNERVGLMELEVLDPPAWILGTGISQETPVPLKGLFPSGDLSKEKPDDQDVINFLRELPKTEIHLHLEACVNKDTMKRLMAKNGINVTDEEFEAKFNFKDLNGFIQVFFFIQSLVKEPSDFSFFVESLAEYMRANNIVYTEVFFAPSKFIQNGLDFQEMIDFLVNRIREEKEDDGITIRLLVDVSRSFGPENAMKNLDRVLKLRHPEVIGIGLGGAELMGPARDYQEVFQKAREAGLRVVAHSGEDDGPWAIWEAVELLKAERIGHGTSAIQDPELVKYLRENHIPIEICVTSNVFTGKYVRKEQNHPVRYYYDQGLPLSINTDDPEIFNVNLTYEYYKLWRFLDFSLDEIVDLIRQGVFASFHPNKESLWAEMEKNIHLVKARYGLKR
- a CDS encoding VOC family protein produces the protein MQPRMNLITLGVRDLKKAVHFYEQGLGFPKMKFEGNVAFFTLNGTWLALYPWEELAADAGVSAEGNGFRGFTIAYNGQSKEEVDQVIAKAEKVGAKIVKRPQDVFWGGYSGYFQDPEGFFWEVAWNPGFYPGPS
- a CDS encoding LA_3781 family PerA/PerB upregulated protein, which produces MKLFKIVFFALITLTMINCYNTTLQIHDTKYSITAGAEPEQTYKQGGFLLGLINTFDTPEVRCSEGEPEILISRNFWDNLIHWIIGGIYTQRTVQIFCKKETVNQEGPG
- a CDS encoding Bor/Iss family lipoprotein, producing MSKQHPITRISITFLILSLLTTCQNVQVSFAQKPPKSCVPPILRRQCKNDLEERARLNAQPPKVHVVSQSFYFWGMVPKKYHVNVSDYCPNEIKEIRQYSTFLDSLYEQLTFGIYTPRTLNLTCYN